CGCGTCGTGCCATGGGGTACAGCGGATCGTCCGGCCACAGCGAGCGCAGGCCAATCACCCCGTCAGCATCGCTGGCCAGTTTGCTCAAGGCCGGCGCGCCACGGCCGCTGAAGTAGGCGCTCTGCCGGGTGCCGGGAAGATTGGCGGGCGCGGCCCGCTCCAGGCTGACCTCAGTGCCCTTGAGCAAGGCCTCGCCCAATCCGTAGGTGACCGGCAACGATGCCAGCAGACGCACTTTTTCGCTGGCAAATGATGAGGTGACGGCCACGCCGCACAACGCGACGGCCAGGGTCAGTTGTCGCAATGAAAAAACCATTTATCCAAGATTCCCTTTGAGGCTGGGGACAACACCGCGGGCGATGGCGGACAGAGCGAAGGCGATGCCGGCCACCAGGATGATCGCGGCACCGGACGGGATCGGCAGGTCGAACACAATGGGCGCGAGAATTCCGCATAAGGTGCTGGCGGTGGCGATCAGCACTGAACACCAGAAAAAGCCCTTCAATGATTGGCTGAGCAGGCGTGCCGCCGCTGCCGGGATTACCAGCAACGCGCCCACCAGAATGGCGCCGATGACTTTTACCGCCGCCACGGTGATCAGCGTCACCAGGACCACGAACAAGTAGTCCAGGGGCTTGACCGCCACCCCGCGTACTGCCGCCAGTTGCGGGTTGAAGCTGGCGAGCATGATGCGGTTATAGAGCGGCAAGGCCAGGGCCATCACCAATGAGCCGACCACCGCCAGCACCAGCAGGTCGTTGCCATTGACCGTCAGCACCGAACCAAACAGTACGTTCTCCAGGATGTGCACGTTGATCTTGCCCGCCAG
The sequence above is drawn from the Pseudomonas sp. St316 genome and encodes:
- a CDS encoding metal ABC transporter permease encodes the protein MSYEAFRLMVQGWASAGYLPEALAYGFVVNALLAGLLIGPVLGGLGTLVVVKRFAFFSEAVGHAALTGVAIGILLGEPYTGPYGSLFGYCLLFGILLNYLRNRTGLAPDTLIGVFLSVSLALGASLLLILAGKINVHILENVLFGSVLTVNGNDLLVLAVVGSLVMALALPLYNRIMLASFNPQLAAVRGVAVKPLDYLFVVLVTLITVAAVKVIGAILVGALLVIPAAAARLLSQSLKGFFWCSVLIATASTLCGILAPIVFDLPIPSGAAIILVAGIAFALSAIARGVVPSLKGNLG